CGGCCCCGTGCCGTACTGCTGCGTCACGCCGACGAGGCGCAGAACGGCGTCGCTCATCGGGCGACCTCCTCGACGGATGCCTCGGACTTGGCCGGGCGCCCCCGGCGGGGCCGCTCCGTGGACAGTTCGAGCGCCATCGCGTGGTCGGGGTGCAGGGCGAGACGCTGCTCGGTGTGGTCCAGCCAGCGCACCTCGGCCTCCGCGGCGAAGATCATGGAGTCCACGACCAGCGACCATGCGAGTTCCTCGGGACCGTCGGGACTCGCGCCCGCGTACTTCGCCCGGTTGAGCGACTGCAGCTGCGCGAGAGACGCGCGACGCTGCGTCTGGATGATCTCGCCCACATCCACTCCCGGAAGGGTCGCGGCGACCGAGAGCTTGATCGCCAGCTCGTCGCGTGTGCCCTGCGATCGCTCGACGGGGGAGGCGAGCCATCGGCGCACCTCGTCGGCTCCGGCATCCGTGATGTCCCAGTAGACGTGGCCCTGCTCGTCCACGTCGCCCTTCGAGACCAGTCCGTCGCGCTCCAGGCGGTCGAGGGTGTTGTAGATCTGCCCGACGTTGAGGGGCCACGTCGAGCCGGTGCGGCGGTCGAACTCCGCGCGCAGCTGATAGCCGTAGCACGGCCCTTGGTCGAGGATCGCCAGCAGGCTCTGCCGAACGGACATGGGGTTCTCCTGTCGCCACCGGTGCATACCGGGTATGTACATGCCGAGTATATGCATACTCGAAAACATTGCAACGGATGCCGCTCCCACACCCAGCGCACACAAAGGTCACGGGCGGATAACATAGGAAGGTATGCCTGGGGCCGTGGCTCCGGGCGGCACCGGCGCCCATGCGCCACACCCGACAGATGGAGACACTCCGTGGCCAACCCCCTCGAGAAACTGCTTCGCGCCGGCGAGGGTCGCATCCTCCGGCGGCTCCAGCAGGTCGTCAAGGCCGTCAACGCCCTCGAAGAGGACTACGCGCACCTCACCGACGAGGAACTCCGCAACGAGACCGCCGAGCTCCGGGCACGCTTCGAAGCCGGTGCGACGCTCGACCAGCTCATGCCCGAGGCGTTCGCCGCCGTGCGCGAAGCCGCCAAGCGCACGCTCGGTCAGCGCGCCTACGACGTCCAGGTCATGGGCGGAGCGGCGCTCCACCTCGGCAACATCGCCGAGATGAAGACCGGTGAGGGAAAGACGCTCACCGGCGCGTTCCCCGTCTACCTCAACGCCATCGCCGGTCAGGGCGTCCACGTCATCACGGTCAACGACTTCCTCGCGTCCTACCAGGCGGAGCTCATGGGCCGCATCTACCGCGCGCTCGGCATGACGACCGGCATCATCGTCGCCGGACAGACGCCCGAGGTGCGTCGCGAGCAGTACAACGCCGACATCACCTACGGCACCAACAACGAGTTCGGCTTCGACTACCTGCGCGACAACATGGCCTGGCGCAAGGAGGACCTCGTGCAGCGGGGCCACTTCTACGCGATCGTCGACGAGGTCGACTCGATCCTCATCGACGAGGCGCGCACGCCGCTCATCATCTCCGGTCCCTCGTCCGGCGAGGCCAACCGCTGGTTCGTCGAGTTCGCGAAGATCGCCAAGACCCTCGAGGTCGGCGTCGACTACGAGGTCGACGAGAAGAAGCGCACGATCGGCGTGCTCGAGCCCGGCATCGAGAAGGTCGAGGACTACCTCGGCATCGACAACCTGTACGAGTCGGCCAACACCCCGCTGATCTCGTTCCTCAACAACTCGATCAAGGCGCTCGCCCTGTTCAAGCGCGACAGCGACTACGTCGTCATGAACGACGAGGTCATGATCGTCGACGAGCACACCGGCCGCATCCTGGTCGGCCGCCGCTACAACGAGGGCATCCACCAGGCCATCGAGGCCAAAGAGGCCGTTCCGGTCAAGGCCGAGAACCAGACGCTCGCCACCGTCACCCTGCAGAACTACTTCCGCCTCTACGAGAAGCTCGCGGGCATGACCGGTACCGCCGAGACCGAGGCCGCCGAGTTCATGTCGACCTACCAGCTCGGCGTCGTTCCGATCCCGACGAATAAGCCGATGATCCGCAAGGACCAGCCCGACCTCGTGTACAAGAACGAGCAGGCGAAGTTCGCGCAGGTCGTCGAAGACATCGCGCAGCGCCACGCCAGCGGTCAGCCCGTGCTCGTCGGCACGGTGAGCGTCGAGAAGAGCGAGTACCTGTCGCGTCTGCTCGCCAAGAAGGGCATCAAGCACGAGGTCCTCAACGCGAAGAACCACGCGCGAGAGGCCGAGATCGTCGCACGCGCAGGCCGCTTCGGCGCCGTCACCGTCGCCACGAACATGGCCGGTCGAGGCACCGACATCATGCTCGGCGGCAACGCCGAGTTCCTCGCCGTGCAGGACATGAAGGCGAAGGGTCTCGACCCGGTCGAGACGCCCGACGAGTACGAGGCGGAGTGGGATGCCGTGTACCAGGGCACCCGCGACACGGTCGCCGAAGAGGCAGGCAAGGTCGTCGACGCCGGCGGTCTCTACGTCCTGGGGACCGAGCGCCACGAATCCCGCCGCATCGACAACCAGCTGCGCGGTCGATCGGGCCGTCAGGGCGACCCCGGTGAGAGCCGGTTCTACCTGTCGCTCACCGACGACCTCATGCGTCTGTTCCAGTCCGGCGCCGCCGAGGCGATCCTCGCCCGCACGAACTTCCCCGACGACGTCGCCATCGAGTCGGGCATGGTCTCGCGTGCGATCAAGTCCGCGCAGAGCCAGGTCGAGGCCCGCAACGCCGAGATCCGCAAGAACGTCCTCAAGTACGACGACGTCCTCAACCGCCAGCGCGAGGCGATCTACTCCGACCGCCGGCACATGCTGCAGGGCGATGACATCGCCGACCGCGTACAGCACTTCATCGAAGACGCCATCAACGCCGTCATCGACGACCACACCGGTGCCGGTCACAACGAGAGCTGGGACTTCGACGCCCTGTGGACCGAGCTGAAGACGCTCTACCCGGTGAGCGTCTCGATCGACGAGGTCGTCGCCGAGGGTGCCGGGCGCAAGGGCGGCATCACGTCGGAGGGTCTCAAGCGCGAGATCCTCTCCGACGCCCGCATCGCGTACGACAAGCGTGAGGAGACCCTCGGCACGCCGGCCACGCGCGAGCTCGAGCGCCGCGTCGTGCTGCAGGTGCTCGATCGTCGCTGGCGCGACCACCTCTACGAGATGGACTACCTCAAGGACGGCATCGGCCTGCGCGCGATGGCCCAGCGCGACCCGCTGATCGAGTACCAGCGCGAGGGCTACCAGATGTTCCAGGCGATGATGGGGCAGATCAAGGAGGAGTCCGTCGGCTACCTCTACAACCTCGAGGTCGAGGTGCGTCGCCAGGGCGAGGGCGAGGCCGAGGTCGAGGCGAAGGGCCTGGGCGCGCAGCCCGTCGAAGGCCAGCGCCTCGAGTACTCCGCCGCGAACGACGCCGGCGAGGTCGAGGTCCGCAACGACCGCGGCCAGGTGCAGCAGGCGGCGACGAACCGCCTCCGCCAGGCCGCCGCGGCCGCATCCGCGCAGCCCGCAGGCGCCCCCGCCCCTGCTCCGGCCGCCGAGCCGCAACGCGGGGCGTTCGGCCAGCGGACGGATGCCGCCGCCGCGCCGCAGCAGGCTCCGCAGAACCGCGCCCAGCGCCGCGCTGCCGATCAGAAGAAGAAGTAGACGCTTTCCCGATCAGGAGATCTGGCCGACCCAGGATGGTTCGTCACGCGAACGTCCTGTGCAGGCCGGATCTCCTGATCTCGTCTCCGGGCTGATCCGGGCCACGCGGCGTCCATTGGCCCCCCTGAGGCCCCGATATCCTGGGCCGATGAGTCCCCTCCGCACTCTCGACCAGTCCAGCAAGCTCAAGGACGTCCTCTACGAGATCCGCGGGCAGGCCCTGGTCGAAGCCGATCGCCTGGAGAACGAGGGGCACACGATCCTCAAGCTCAACACCGGCAATCCCGCGGTGTTCGGCTTCGAGGCACCGTTCCAGATCGTGCGCGACATGATCGAGGCCGTGCCGCACGCGCACGGCTACAGCGACAGCCGCGGCATCATGTCGGCACGTCGGGCCGTCGTGTACCGGTACGAGCAGGACCCGTCCTTCCCGTCGTTCGGCCCCGACGACGTCTATCTCGGCAACGGCGTATCGGAGCTCATCACGATGGTGATGCAGGCGCTGCTCGACGAGGGCGACGAGGTGCTGATCCCGGCACCCGACTATCCGCTGTGGACCGCGATGACGAGCCTCGGCGGTGGCACCCCGGTGCACTACGTGGCCGACGAGCAGAACGGGTGGCAGCCCGATCTCGAGGACATCCGCGCCAAGGTCACGCCGCGCACCAAGGCGATCGTCGTCATCAATCCGAACAACCCGACCGGTGCGGTGTACTCGCGAGAGGTGCTCGAGGGCATCGCCGAGATCGCCCGCGAGAACTCTCTGCTCGTGCTCGCCGACGAGATCTACGACCGCATCCTGTTCGACGACGCCGTGCACATCCCGATGGCGTCGGTCGCTCCCGATCTGCTGGTGCTCACCTTCAACGGGCTGTCCAAGACGTACCGTGTCGCCGGATACCGCTCGGGCTGGCTCGTCATCACGGGTCCGAAGGACCACGCCTCCGGGTTCATCGAGGGGATCACCCTGCTCGCCTCGACACGGCTGTGCCCCAACGTCCCCGCGCAGCACGCGGTGCAGGCGGCGCTGTCGGGGGTGCAATCGATCGATGCCCTCATCGCGCCCACCGGACGACTGCTCGAACAGCGCGACGCCGCATGGGAAGGACTGGAGGCGATCCCCGGCGTCACCTGCGTCCGCCCCCAGGGTGCGCTCTACGCCTTCCCCCGGCTCGATCCCGAGGTGCACGAGATCCGCGACGACGCCAAGCTCGTCTACGACTTCCTCGTCGCGGAGCACGTGCTTCTGGTGCAGGGGACCGGCTTCAACTGGGCGACGCCCGACCATCTGCGCATCGTCACGCTTCCCGAGGCCCGCGTGCTGACCGAGGCGATCGAGCGCCTCGGAAACTTCCTCTCGTCGTACAAGCAGTGAGAGGACGGATGCCGCGGCATCCGTCAACCCCGTCGCGCACCGCCCGCAGCGGCCGTACCGTCGCCCCATGGCTATCGAACTGAACCGGCCCGCCCTGCGTCAGGCGCGCGCACTCGTCCGCGAGGGCAAGGTCGTGCGCGACGAGCCGGGGGACTGGTCGGAGGCAGCGCCCACCGCCGACGAGGAGAACGGCTTCATCGAGAGCGATGGCTGGACCGCATACGCCCACTGGCATCTCGGCGTCGACAAGACGGAGAACCGGGAGACGAAGCAGGCGTGGTCGTTCCCTATCGGCGACTTCCGAAGGGTGCACCGTGCGGGGGTGATCGCCGCGGAGAGTCGTGCCGGGCAGTTCGACCACGACGACGTTCGCGACGCGTGCAAGGCGCTGCTCGACCTGATCGACGCGCAGGAGTGACGACCGACCCGCCGCGAAAGTCGTGACGAGGCCGCCGAATCGCCCGCTAGAGCAGCGCGAGGGATGTCGCGCGCCAGCGCCCGTCCATGCCCTCGAGTCGCAGTGCCACCGCGCGCGTGCGCGCGGGACCCTGGACGATCACGACCGACTCGATGACCCCGTCGGCGGGCGCAGACTCGTGCACCGAGAGGATCACGTGCACCGGGCGACGCGCCGGGACGCCCCGGGCGCTGCGCGCGCGCGCGGCGAGGTTCGACCGCGTCACGAGCTTGCGATAGGGGTCTTCGGTGAGCCAGCGTGCGAGCTGGTCGACCTCGCGCACGCCTGCGAGCACCTCGAGCACACCGCGCGTGATGTTGCGCAGGAACGGCTCGGGCGCGGGCAGCGCGGTGGCGGACGTCCTTTGCGGCGCGAAGAACTCTGAGAGCTCTGCGGGGCTTTCGGGCGCGCGGAAAACGTGGGCAGAGCCCGCGGGCAGCATTGCCATGGGTGCCTAACTCGACAGGGGGGATGTCTTGCGGCAAGTAGAACACACGAGGCGCTCTCCACGGGAATCGGAGTGCCGTCATGTGGATAACTTGTGATCATGTCGGGAGGAGTGCTCTAACCTCGCCGAGTGCGTTGGGACCGCTTCTTCGATGATCTCGAGGGTCAGCTCGCCTCCGAGTGGGAGGCCGAGCGCGCCGCGCTCGATACCGAGGCCGAGCGACTTCGACTGGCCCGGGTGAGCCTGCAGGAGCGTCTCTCGCAGCTCGCCGGCCGCGACGGCGCCGCCCCCGCGCTGTCGTTCGACCTGTCCGACGGCGTGACGCTCCGCGGTGCCGTCACAGGGGTGGGTGCGGACTGCGTGGCGATCCTGCCGGCCGAGGGGCGGCCGGGTGCCGTCGTGGTCCCGTTCGCCGCGATCGCCGGGATCGGGATGCCGCACCACGATCTTCTCCGCAGTGCACGCCCCGCGCCCGCGCGGTCGGCTCTCGCCGAGCGCCTGACCTTCGGGTACGTGCTGCGCGACCTCGTCCGCCGGCGAGCGGGGGTGGCGGTGCATCTGCGCAGCGGTCGCGCGCTCCACGGCACCGTCGATCGGGCCGGCGCCGACCATCTGGACCTCGCCCTGCACGACCCGGGAGCCCCGCGCCGTGCGGATGCGGTGACCGGCCATCGCATCGTGCCGTTCGCGTCCGTGTCGTGGGTGCACGTCGATGGCACCGCGCCGCTGCTCTGACGCGGGCAGCCGGGTCAGTCGGGTCAGTCGGAGTGCCGCACCGGGCCGGAGCCCCACAGCTCGGGGAAGCTCGCGTTCTGCGCCTGCTGCCACAGTGCGGTGCGGCGAGCGACCTCGGCCTGGTCGTCGAGGTAGGCGGCCACACTCGCCTCCTCCACACGCCAGCGCGCGGGCGACCCCACACGCATGCCGGTCAGCTGCCCCTCCATGACGAGCGCCATCACCTCGTCGACCGACACGCCGAGCACCTCGCTCACCTGAGCGGGAGCGAGCAGGCGCACGTCCGATGTCGGGATCTCGGGCATGCCCCCATTATGGACCCGCTCCGAAGAGGGAGGATCGGCACCGCAACCGCTGTGGATAACGAAAATCGCCGACGGCCCGGCTCGGCCACGATGGGGGCATGACCGTCGCAGAGCCTGTTCGAACCCGTCGCCGCGCCTTCTGGGGGGACGCGCGCTTCCTCCTCGGAGTCCTCCTGATCGTGGCATCCGTCGCCGGGGTGTGGTTCGTGGTGGCGGCCGCGCGACAGACAGTTCCCGCCTACGCCGCAGCCCGCACGATCGTGCCGGGCGAAGAGGTCGCGTCCGACGATCTGCGGCAGGTCGATGTCGCGCTGGGGCATCTGGGCGGCGTCTACCTGTCCCCCGGCGCCCTGAACGAGGGCATGGTCGCCACGCGCACGATCGAGGCGGGCGAGCTCGTTCCCGCCGATGCCCTCGGCGCGGCGGAACGCGCGCGCACGACCAACGTCGTGGTGCAGAGCGCGGTCGACGTTCCGGCATCCGTCGACGAGGGCAGCGCGGTCGAGATCTGGGCCGCCCCGCTCGTCGAGCCCGGGGAGTACGACGCGCCCCGGATCCTCGTGGCCGACGCGACGGTGGTGTCGGTGACGCGCGACGACACGCTCATGGGCGGCGGGGCCGCGTCGCTCGAGCTGGTCATCCCGAGAGCGGATGTCGCAGCCACCCTGGCTGCGCTCGCCGACGACTCGGCGCTGTCGATCGTGCCCACCATCGGGGGTGGGTCATGACGCTGCTCGTCGCGGTCGACGACGGGGGGATGCTCGCCGAGGCGCTTCGCAGGGAGGGCCACCAGGTCGTGGCGACGTCGGAGGTGGCGTCGTTGGCCGCCGCGGCCGACGATCTGCTCCTCGGGCCCGATGCCGCGACGCTGCTGCGCGCCGTCGCAGACGCCGACGCCGTCGTGCTCGAGATCCGTCGCGACACGCTGACCGCTGCCGTCGTCGCGGCCTGCGACCGGGCCGCGACGCGCATCATCCCGCTGTGTGCCGATGCCCCGTCGATCCGCCTCGCGGAGGCCTTCGGGCTCGAGCAGCCACTGCCGCTGCCCGTCGAGGCGTGGCGGCTGTCCGAGGTGCTGGGGGCGGCACCCGCGCGGCCCGCCTCCGCGCCGGCACCGCACGGACCGCGCGTCATCGTGGTGTGGGGTCCCGCGGGCGCGCCCGGGCGATCGACCATCGCGGTCGAGCTCGCGGTCGAGCTCGCCCGCGGCGGCCGCCACGTCGGGCTGGTGGATGCCGATTCCCACGCCCCCTCGATCGCGCTCGCCCTGGGTCTGGCCGACGAGGGTCCGGGATTCGCGGCGGCATGCCGCCAGGCCGAACGGGGCGGGCTCGACGCGCGGGAACTCTCGCGGGTGAGCGTTCCCCTCGGCGGATCCGGCGTCGACGTGCTGACGGGGCTCAATCGTCCGTCGCGTTGGCCCGAGCTCTCCGAGACACGGGTCGAGCGCGCGCTCTCGGTGTGCCGCGAGTGGGCGGACTTCACCGTGGTCGACGTCGCGGCCCCGCTCGAGCGCGACGAGGAGATCGTGAGCGACCTCGACGGACCGCGACGAAACGCCGCGACCCTCGCGGCACTGCGCGGCGCCGATCTCGTCGTGGCCGTCGCCGGCGCGGACCCGGTGGGCGTCGCCCGCTTCCTGCGTGCTCATTCCGACCTGCGCGCGGCCGTCGGGGCGACGCCGGTCGCGGTGCTCGCCAACCGGCTTCGCCCCGGCGCCCTCGGCGTCGACGCCCGTGGTCAGGTGCGCCGGACCCTCGACCGCTTCGGCGGCATCGGCGACGTGTGGTTCCTCCCGCTCGACGCGCGGGCGGCGGATGCTGCGCTCCTCGCCGCGCGCCCGATCGCCGAGATCGCACCCAAGTCTCCCGTCACGCTCGCGCTGCGGCGGTTCGTGGGCGAGGCCATCGTCACGGCACCCGCGGCGGACGCGTCGCGCCGGGTCTCCCGGCGGTCTGCGCGCGCCGAGCGTGTCTCGGGCGGCGTCTAGGCTGAGAGTCGTGTCGACCCTCAGCGATCTCGTGTACGCCCAGGGCCGTTCCAGCGCGGAGGACGTGGAGTGGCTCCACCGTCTCGCGGGTGACGGCCAGCTGCTCGCCGACCTGGCCTTCGCCGACATCGTGCTGTGGGTCCCGACATCCGACGATTCCTTCGTCGCCGTCGCCCACACGCGTCCGAGCGGCGCGGCCACGCTCTTCTACCGTGACATCGTCGGCGACCGGGTGCGCCCGCAGTGGCGCACGCAGGTGCGCGACGCGTTCCAGACCGGACGGATCGTCGACTCGGCATCGCCCGACTGGTTCGAAGAGACGCCGACCCGCGTGCGGGCCGTCCCCGTGGTCCGCTCGCGGGGGAGCGAGCCCGCGCTGACGATCGGCGTGGTGACCCGGCACACGAACCTCGGCGAGGCGCGGACGCCCTCCCGCCAGCAGATCACGTTCAACGACTGCGCCGATGAGCTGTTCGGCATGGTGGCGACGGGCGACTTCCCCGACATGTCCGCGCCGACGTCGCCTCGGCGCGGCGCACCCCGTGCATCCGACGGGCTCGTGCGGCTCGACGTCGACGGCGTCACGACGTTCGCGAGCCCCAATGCGCTGTCGGCCTTCAACCGGCTGGGGTTCGACGACGAGCTCGAGGGCGAGTCGCTGGTGGAGGTCGTGACGCAGATCCTCCCCGAGAAGCGCCAGTTCGACGAGTCGCTCCCGGTCGTGGTGACCGGTCGTGCACCGTGGCGGGCCGACGTCGAGGCGCGCGGCGTCACCGTGTCGCTGCGCACGATTCCGCTCCGCGATCACGGCAAGCGCATCGGCGCGATCGTCCTGTGCCGCGACGTCACCGAGATCCGGCACCAGGAGCAGGAGCTCATCACCAAGGACGCCACGATCCGCGAGATCCACCATCGCGTGAAGAAC
This window of the Microbacterium sp. SSM24 genome carries:
- a CDS encoding PadR family transcriptional regulator: MSVRQSLLAILDQGPCYGYQLRAEFDRRTGSTWPLNVGQIYNTLDRLERDGLVSKGDVDEQGHVYWDITDAGADEVRRWLASPVERSQGTRDELAIKLSVAATLPGVDVGEIIQTQRRASLAQLQSLNRAKYAGASPDGPEELAWSLVVDSMIFAAEAEVRWLDHTEQRLALHPDHAMALELSTERPRRGRPAKSEASVEEVAR
- the secA gene encoding preprotein translocase subunit SecA encodes the protein MANPLEKLLRAGEGRILRRLQQVVKAVNALEEDYAHLTDEELRNETAELRARFEAGATLDQLMPEAFAAVREAAKRTLGQRAYDVQVMGGAALHLGNIAEMKTGEGKTLTGAFPVYLNAIAGQGVHVITVNDFLASYQAELMGRIYRALGMTTGIIVAGQTPEVRREQYNADITYGTNNEFGFDYLRDNMAWRKEDLVQRGHFYAIVDEVDSILIDEARTPLIISGPSSGEANRWFVEFAKIAKTLEVGVDYEVDEKKRTIGVLEPGIEKVEDYLGIDNLYESANTPLISFLNNSIKALALFKRDSDYVVMNDEVMIVDEHTGRILVGRRYNEGIHQAIEAKEAVPVKAENQTLATVTLQNYFRLYEKLAGMTGTAETEAAEFMSTYQLGVVPIPTNKPMIRKDQPDLVYKNEQAKFAQVVEDIAQRHASGQPVLVGTVSVEKSEYLSRLLAKKGIKHEVLNAKNHAREAEIVARAGRFGAVTVATNMAGRGTDIMLGGNAEFLAVQDMKAKGLDPVETPDEYEAEWDAVYQGTRDTVAEEAGKVVDAGGLYVLGTERHESRRIDNQLRGRSGRQGDPGESRFYLSLTDDLMRLFQSGAAEAILARTNFPDDVAIESGMVSRAIKSAQSQVEARNAEIRKNVLKYDDVLNRQREAIYSDRRHMLQGDDIADRVQHFIEDAINAVIDDHTGAGHNESWDFDALWTELKTLYPVSVSIDEVVAEGAGRKGGITSEGLKREILSDARIAYDKREETLGTPATRELERRVVLQVLDRRWRDHLYEMDYLKDGIGLRAMAQRDPLIEYQREGYQMFQAMMGQIKEESVGYLYNLEVEVRRQGEGEAEVEAKGLGAQPVEGQRLEYSAANDAGEVEVRNDRGQVQQAATNRLRQAAAAASAQPAGAPAPAPAAEPQRGAFGQRTDAAAAPQQAPQNRAQRRAADQKKK
- a CDS encoding pyridoxal phosphate-dependent aminotransferase, with translation MSPLRTLDQSSKLKDVLYEIRGQALVEADRLENEGHTILKLNTGNPAVFGFEAPFQIVRDMIEAVPHAHGYSDSRGIMSARRAVVYRYEQDPSFPSFGPDDVYLGNGVSELITMVMQALLDEGDEVLIPAPDYPLWTAMTSLGGGTPVHYVADEQNGWQPDLEDIRAKVTPRTKAIVVINPNNPTGAVYSREVLEGIAEIARENSLLVLADEIYDRILFDDAVHIPMASVAPDLLVLTFNGLSKTYRVAGYRSGWLVITGPKDHASGFIEGITLLASTRLCPNVPAQHAVQAALSGVQSIDALIAPTGRLLEQRDAAWEGLEAIPGVTCVRPQGALYAFPRLDPEVHEIRDDAKLVYDFLVAEHVLLVQGTGFNWATPDHLRIVTLPEARVLTEAIERLGNFLSSYKQ
- a CDS encoding Rv3235 family protein translates to MLPAGSAHVFRAPESPAELSEFFAPQRTSATALPAPEPFLRNITRGVLEVLAGVREVDQLARWLTEDPYRKLVTRSNLAARARSARGVPARRPVHVILSVHESAPADGVIESVVIVQGPARTRAVALRLEGMDGRWRATSLALL
- a CDS encoding helix-turn-helix domain-containing protein encodes the protein MPEIPTSDVRLLAPAQVSEVLGVSVDEVMALVMEGQLTGMRVGSPARWRVEEASVAAYLDDQAEVARRTALWQQAQNASFPELWGSGPVRHSD
- a CDS encoding SAF domain-containing protein is translated as MTVAEPVRTRRRAFWGDARFLLGVLLIVASVAGVWFVVAAARQTVPAYAAARTIVPGEEVASDDLRQVDVALGHLGGVYLSPGALNEGMVATRTIEAGELVPADALGAAERARTTNVVVQSAVDVPASVDEGSAVEIWAAPLVEPGEYDAPRILVADATVVSVTRDDTLMGGGAASLELVIPRADVAATLAALADDSALSIVPTIGGGS
- a CDS encoding AAA family ATPase, yielding MTLLVAVDDGGMLAEALRREGHQVVATSEVASLAAAADDLLLGPDAATLLRAVADADAVVLEIRRDTLTAAVVAACDRAATRIIPLCADAPSIRLAEAFGLEQPLPLPVEAWRLSEVLGAAPARPASAPAPHGPRVIVVWGPAGAPGRSTIAVELAVELARGGRHVGLVDADSHAPSIALALGLADEGPGFAAACRQAERGGLDARELSRVSVPLGGSGVDVLTGLNRPSRWPELSETRVERALSVCREWADFTVVDVAAPLERDEEIVSDLDGPRRNAATLAALRGADLVVAVAGADPVGVARFLRAHSDLRAAVGATPVAVLANRLRPGALGVDARGQVRRTLDRFGGIGDVWFLPLDARAADAALLAARPIAEIAPKSPVTLALRRFVGEAIVTAPAADASRRVSRRSARAERVSGGV
- a CDS encoding sensor histidine kinase: MSTLSDLVYAQGRSSAEDVEWLHRLAGDGQLLADLAFADIVLWVPTSDDSFVAVAHTRPSGAATLFYRDIVGDRVRPQWRTQVRDAFQTGRIVDSASPDWFEETPTRVRAVPVVRSRGSEPALTIGVVTRHTNLGEARTPSRQQITFNDCADELFGMVATGDFPDMSAPTSPRRGAPRASDGLVRLDVDGVTTFASPNALSAFNRLGFDDELEGESLVEVVTQILPEKRQFDESLPVVVTGRAPWRADVEARGVTVSLRTIPLRDHGKRIGAIVLCRDVTEIRHQEQELITKDATIREIHHRVKNNLQTVASLLRIQARRSHSEEAREALTQAMRRVSAIAVVHDTLSEGLAQNVDFDEVFARVLKLVAEVASAPNTRARTHSTGRFGTLPSEYATPLSLALTELVTNAVEHGLAGQEGDVEIIAERTDEHLEVRVRDTGSGLPEGQVGRGLGTQIVRTLIQGELGGTIDWHTIMGSGTEVTIEIPLRYIERGRG